In Montipora foliosa isolate CH-2021 unplaced genomic scaffold, ASM3666993v2 scaffold_416, whole genome shotgun sequence, the genomic stretch CACACCTTACGGATTTCTTGTAAGTGTTCTTGTTTCCCTTGACTAAGTTTGGTTTAATTAATATTGTAAATCCACTGTTCTCGTTCACTTGTAAAATGGTTCCTTTGTCATtgacattatttttattaaaattaaaatttattgttgttcattGAGACTTTAATAGATTTTACACTGTCTAAGGTaggacaattttacttgtcaatggggccgggcggttcaggagtcaatgggtcaacaatattatttgtatatacatgtattatgtAGAGAATTAAAACCCGACGCTTTATAAGCACACTTTAGCATGAaggaattgtaaaattattcTGTTTTCATCAGCTATAACACCTTAAGTGCTGAGTGTCTCCTTTTATGTTAGGTTCCTctgaaaatatttgattcttTAGAGCCAATCCTagaaaaaataaggaaacaGGGGAAAGCACTTTTACCATAAATTATACATGAACAATCATGACTTGTAACTACGCAGATTTTCAATATAAAGCATATTTGTTATTAAATATAATGTAACAAGTACATGGTCTACTTTCAATACGTAAAACGTAAGCCCAAGTGAAGGGACGAATCTAGGAAAAATGGTGAAGTCCCCGTTTCCAAAACAACTAGTGCTGAAGGTGCAAGTTTCTAGGGGGGCCTAAGGGCATGCACCCACAGGacttttttttggattttaactcCCAAAAGTCCCCTTTCCCATGCATGTTTGTGAGTCATGCAAACAGGATATTGGCTAATCCCATCCTCCTTAAGTGGAAAATAACACGGCCAGTGTTTGACGAAGCCCGGAAattgacaaaaaagttttttcggACCATTTTTCAAGAAATCTTTCAACTTGGAAATTTACTTCACCCcctattaaaaaataaatgtgcATGTATATTTATTATGGGAAATCTGACTGATTTCTGTAAAACGGTGGGAACTGGTATAGATCCGCCCCTAATTGAAGTGAAGTTTTTATAGCCAGAACAAGTCTTCTTGTACATTTTATTAACAGGTGCGGGAAATTACTGTCAGTCATCGGAAATTGCCTGatggaaatttgaaaaattaatgtccaatcatttttaaattttgatggACTTGAAGACAGGAAAACAAATAACATTGCAATATCTTGACTGCACTCAGTATTGGTCATAAATCAAGAATAAATAGTTTTGTTGACCTACAATTATCTTATACTGTACAAACCCATAATGTGTCTGCTTTCAAATGAAAATAATCTGgtttttatcaacagagttgataatgtaaattgaccaccgtacagggattctaaaagctaatgtttcgagcgttagccctttgctTGGAccaagggctaacactcgaaacatcagattttagaatccctgtacggtggtcaatttacataaTATCAACTCCgtttataaaaccaaatttttgtatactacttccccaccaacgcagcaccacagtctCTTTTAATTAGAAACTACTCCATGCTTTCAAAATAGCCTCTCAATGCCcttgaaaaactaaaaaaccGAAGAAGCTACTTGATTCACTTATACCGAAACATAGAATCTTGATTCAGTGACTGAATAATATTATCATGATAAATGTTTGTCTTGTTTAATGGGCCATAGGCCAACTCGCGACTTTTAGCAGAAAGAACACAAGACCcaaaaaaacaagcactgtaaTGGCACTTAATTGGCACCTACCTTTCGGGTAATCCTCATCTCTCTCCAGTGCCTTTGAAATCATGACAAGACAGGCTAAtgaacaaaaaacaaaggaaacaccATGCAAAAGAAGTTATTAAAACTTGGTTAAATTATGacaaagcaaggaaaaaaattaatataattaatGATAGTTTATTGTTACTTCTAATTTCCTTTCATTAAATTCTTCCAGATACTGTCAGTATGTCCAGAGTTTCACCTAattacatctacatctacatgttccagcactcagcaaagtccctttttgacttgtggctgtttctgcttaggtggcctcatacaccacaagcctttttagagacatcaccgccaagccggccacttctgctggagagaacagaaCAGCCACAAaaccggggactttatcccctactcttctctaatagtgtgtgggttctttaatgtcccacagggaacttatgaacatagaagatatttgtgagacaggtcctacggtttatagtccttatccgagaagacttgaaagtctgtccatttgcagatgaaattacaaaggcagcactttctcctcagttattttaagatcctgagtgttgatccggccggggtttgaacccgcgacctcccgcatgacagcccgatgctcaaccaactgagccaccggtgcgcagtgTAAACATTAGCTTTCAATTGGTATTAGATGCATGCAATTTTTGATAATTGTCACAAAGTGTTCTCTTACATGTAACTTTCTCTTCAACTGTGACATTACTTGCACATTGTTTGCCTAGAATACATgtaaccttgttcccagggaaCCCCTGGGAATGAGCTTGGAATACATGTAGACCCAATGAAAATCAAAAAGTCACCTCATACAACCACATTGTACTGTTccagtaaacaaaaaatgttgcgATTACCCCAACTTTCAAAATACCAATTGAAAGGTAACGTTCACCTGATTGTTGTAAATACATAATTGACACTTAGCATCAAATTAGTTGCAATCCTGGGCATTAGTGTCATTTTCAACCTTCCTCCAAAAAAGTACTTCGAATTGCACGGTTTAATGTAAAAAATGAGGCTAAATGGAGTTTAGGCACAGTTGAAATCAAGACTGCTGCTCAGTGGATACCCTTTAAACTGACCTTCTCACTCTGGGGCAGCCCTATAACTTTTTGCaggcatttacatgtacatcatggTTGCATTACAGTGGCTCGTTTACTGCTGGCTATTAGAAGATCATTTTTTGCTTGTTGTATTCAAAGCTTTCCCTCCCCTACACTCCCAAATCCTGGTGAGTATCAGGTTGGTATACACTCccctgcctttttttttttttttttttttttttgggggggggggggggggggggtgtgacCGTGCCATTGGGTGGTGGCCACTTGCAGGGTTGCCCTGGATACTTCCTTCCAAGAAAACAGATCTCTTCATCTTGGCACCACCATCTAGACAACACCAGCCCCCAAGCTCACAAACATGTACTGTCAGTTTGATCCTTTTGTAACAATGATATACTGGGCACATTAATTGAAAAATACTCTGGGTAGGGGAGTCAGGGCGGCTTAGCGGTTATCAACTGTGCTTTCCACCTCTGTGAGCCACATTCCAGCCTAAGCCCCGAGGTCGTACAATGtctgtgggctgagtttcagtcgatctcaatctccccctgagggtttttctctgggtattctggttttcctccctcctcaaaatcgactctgaGTCATTTACATCCAGctctctggtatccttccctttcattgaagtgAATGAATCAAGTtggtattatttattatttatattaattaaGACAGACATATGAATGCCATATTGCAATTTGCCTAAAATTTGAATACATGAAAGTTATCAAAGTCAGTTGTGTCTGAATTACATATTCATATAATTATGCTTAAGTTTATTGTTGGTAAACATCATTGAGTTCAGCAAAGTACAGCATACATGTAGTTCCCCCTAAAGAACAACAAGCAAACTTGGAAGACCAAAGCATGTGTTAATAAGCCTTCTAAACTCAAGAGCATGATTGTGGCAGCCTGTTGGGTTGTCATCCCCAATAGGTTGCCCCATTGAGTCTTAGCATATTAATTTTTACAACAAGAGAGTTAATTaaagtttgcatttttgttatTCAAGAAAACTTCAGCTAGTCGTCAGAATGGGCCTTGAACCTGCATGTAAAATCCCTGGATCTCACAGCATACACCTttaccctttgacgtccaaaccggcctaaaccggccagacaattttactcatcattgGGAGCCCCTGGGAGTCGATGGGTTAATATTACTctgccacactgcctcctcatgTACTTACTATAATAGTCTCCAACGGCAAACAGCACAGTGCAGAGTAGGTCCAGACAAGGCCAGTGCTTTGGATTACATTTCAAACCCTGGCAAAAGGCAAAACATGGATTTGAAATTATGCAAAATTCCACATCCATAATAATGCTAAACATTGTGGGCATGTCTTTTCAAGGATGCACTTGCTGCAACTCTCAGTACAAAACTCGAACTAGCTTTCAAGGTCAAAGAGCCTTTTTTAACATGGCTAAacataatttaggcaaagttaatcTCAAGCCAATGCAGTGTGTGACCTTTTCGCAGCAAGTGGGCGTGTCTTTATGTTGAGGGTGCCCCAGAATCTAGGAGGGCTTGCTTAAGCATGGCCATACAATCTTTGGCCATTTTTGCAGATTCATTGAGCCTCACCCTTCCTGTCCCAAGGCTACTTTGTCATGGAGGTAAATATCTGATCAGGTAAGTGCTTTTCTGACCACTGAACCCTGTTCCAGTGTGACAGTTAAGATTCGTACAACATGTACCTGCTTCAGGGTGGTTCCCACAAGCAATTTGCCAGGGAAACCACCCTATGGTACTGGTGCCTGGATCACAACAGGACCCTTCCCGCTAACTTTTAAGGTACCAGTTCCCAAGTTCATTAAGCGCATCAATGTGTTTACTGTAAGAGTTTAATAAAATTACCAGTGTGTCATTTATCATTTTACAAGCTTGTTATTTCTCAGCAGAAGCATCCTTTTTGAAGGGTGagagttacatgtacagtatatcTAAGAAATGTTTATGTGATAATAATTAAAACCTCTTCAAATGAGTGCCGCGCCAGACAGAGGTCAAAAGTCTTCATTGCCACTACTCCAAGATGGTACCATACGGTCACATCTGAATCATCCAGAGCAACAGCCTGGCAAGAAACAGTAAGAATTATTTAGAGATGCATACTATCATCTGCCAAATGTATAATAATCACATTATTGTAACATAAATGCAAAAACGTTTGCCCATTAACAGAACATCAGAATGCTGACAATAGGGAGATGAATGCAAGGGAAGTGAAGGATCAACCCCTGgcagtaatgataataataataataattgcctggatttttgtttctctttttgtgTGGTCTCATTCAATCAGAAGCCCTAGTTCAACCCCATGAATAAAAAGCATCTGCCCTCACCAACCATAAAGTAACCTTCAATACACGTATATCATTCCCTACACTTACAGGTGTAACTTACATGCACAGTGAGATGGGGTCTGAAAGGATATTCTCTTACACTTTTGACTCCTGAACTGCCcatccctcccctccccccaattgacgagtaaattaTGGTGTCAGAGCGGTTAGACAGAGTTAAATCCATTCCAGTTTAAGTCTCATTCcggggagtcaatgggttaacagaaTGACTATAAGGACTAACAACTAATTTAACCAACCTTAGGTTTTTTATGATCATAAATGTTGGCAACTAAGAAATATACTTAATCATGTTTTAACCGACCACCTCCCTACAAGGCTTTtcaaggccaatgaaacaaaacatagaaaaaagtttaagaatcccaaccagTGGGAAGCAGGCTTGTTGTCTGCAGTGTGTACAAGCCTAACAAAGGAGCTACACGTAATACTGTAAATGGatttcccagaaaatgtttAACTGGTGATGGTGCCTCCatattactgtacatgtagatctTGCTGGGGTACAATTCCATGACCTCACACGACAAAAAAACACTGGGCTTATAAAAACATTGGTCACTATTATTGGttggtacatgtatgtacatgtaatttgttgCATCAATTCACGAGTCACCTGCAGATATGCATCTATAGATTTCTCCCACTGTTCTCTTTTCTCTGCCAGTGAAGCCAAGTTTTTGAAAGCAGAATATTTCAGCACATGACCAGCTTCAGTTAACCcagcatcatcatcaacagGAGGGGCCTACATACAGTAATTTATTTTAAGTCAAAAAAtcaattaacaataaaataaattaattagcATCTTTCATtcagctttttaaaattaatgatgaacacaattttttcaTGGTACACAAGATGAAAAAACAGATGAATGAAACAATGAATCAAACTAAAGGAGAGTTCTCAGCCAAAAACAATTCTCCTTCTATTACCTCTTTTACTAGGGCGGAATTCAAAAGCTGATTATAAGCTTCTTCCGAAGCTGTGTAATCTCCTTTCTGTTGCAAGGCGAGGCCTTTGTTGTAAAGCTCCAAGGCCTCTGACTCCTGTTTggtaaataaattttaagttAGATTAAGTTAGGAAAAACCCACAGTCTTTTGAGATCCTTCATTGACCATAAGACCATAGAGAACCTGGTttgggattaaaaaaaaaatatttgtactGCAAAACCTACATTGTAAGTCTAGTTACTTTTCCATTGGAGAGGTtgatacaaaaattaatgagttCTTCCCTGCAGATTTAAAGCTTTAACCAACAAACCATGCAGAATGCTGCttttatattattttaatcCATGGTAAGACAAACCAAGTTTAAATGACTCAGCCATGTATTTTGTGCTTTCATGCATACAAgataattgctggttttcactcacgtgatcaacagccatgtttttcaatgaaaacaaaaggaagcgttgtgacgtcatgtgaaaaccaattGCAAGAATATTAACTAACAGTTACAGTTGTGTCAAGAGTGAAATAATGCCCAAACATATAATCTGAGATCAACATGTACCCAAACAAGATTTGCACGCAGGTTGAGCAAAACTGTTACAGTAACTGTCGATGCAATTAATGTTCTACAGCTACACATGTATGTACCACAACATAAGCATGGAGGACCATATCATGTTTTAAAAAGGTTTattcctctgggaattgaacttgACATAATTATCACTGGTACTTGATGACATAACCTACTATCATAGTACCTACAGTGTGAAACCTCAACTTTGTCTTTAgagatacagtgtacatgtacatgcatgtacaaAACGTATTTATTGCAACTTTCAGTTCAAGGAAAgttctacatgtatatatacataGGCATGTGTGTTGATTTATCTATGTATATTTGCCATAGGCTAGGTATAGCCATActcacccccaccccccccccccccgagttAAAACGTTTTCCTCGGGGGTTGGTGTGGCTACAAATTGGCTTTGTTTGCCATAGTTATAGGctctataggtggttttcatgtTACATCATTGCAGCCATATGTCGGTGGAGGAAACCAAAAGATCACTCATTAGCTctctttgttcgtccaccagcatttTTGTGCATTACATTATTGTTATCTGTTACCCTAGAGATTGCTTGCAGGCCACCTATGGTCTCTACCCTACCTTAGCTTGCTTGACACTTTCCTGGGTAGGCTCTGGTTCACTTTCCTCACTCGAGTCATCATTTAATGCGCATAGTCGAATCTTAAATTGTGCATAAAAAATCTTTCAGTAAAAATAATCTCAAGCCTAAATTTGCGCTGCAAAACGTCAAAATAAATTGGTGGAACGCAAGTCTGCCAAGTAAAAAGATGAaacaaatcaaagcttaaaagaCCTACCATAATCTCCCTCTGCAATTCACTCAGATATTACAAGTTAAAGAGGTAGTAACTGTGGGCAAAACAAGACGAAACTGTGCTCCAAGCACCAAAATCAAAACACATGTAAGCCGCCATCTTGTATCTTAAGATGGAGAGGCTACTAAGCTCGTCTGGTTCCAGGCTATCAAGATGGTGGATCGCGGGGTTTTCGAAAACCTTTACAACCATTTGGATGTATTTCACTGAAAGTTAAATGAAATGTCTAGACTCACACAGCAAAGTGGCGACGACAATCGTTACATTCTTGTGGCCAAGTTGGACAATGCTCGTAATCTTCATAGCATCCTGAAAGCGGTTCATTTCAAAGAGGTAAATTCAACTAAATTATTCGGTAGACGGTACCCAGTAGACTgttgtagcagctctcgtaatcTGCTAtcgtttggtattgtaagcagcttcagTTGTTTTTTAGACTAGattattgtttcaattgtttagtcttttgtttttggctagggcAGCGAGCTAATCACGAGAGGTGCTACATCACCCAAAttatttgaaattcattttcacTGCTAAATTTTAAATCCTTGGGATTCCTCCTACTTGTCATCGTTTTTTGCAATTGTTGGTGACGTCGTTCTCAACATCCTCCGTCCCTACAACCGTATCGCGGTTTTCGTCATCATCTGACCCTCTATAGCAACACGCaaccattgtcatcatcatcattgcaggggtttcaatagaagccggttaccggcggtatactgccgcctgctttgcctcacaccgccggctagtttgccttgattttcactaaaaatgttatcataaacttgtcaaactgccgccttttataatgggctatcatggacggctatttcagaagttattgaaacccctgtcaTTGTCGTCGTCAGCGTCGTCATCGACATCATCGACaacagcagtagcagtagcatcATCTTTGGCGTTATTGCTATCAtcctcgtcatcatcatcattgtcgtcgtcatcatcaccatcctCTTTATCATCATCTTCAACATTCATTCTCATCCCACTGAATCTCTGATCCAACAACATAATCTTCCCCTCCATTCATAAATAGTCCTCACTGTTGATCATTGTCATCTTCATCACCATCACTTTTCCTGGTACTTAAAAGCAGGAGAGCACAGGGCTGGCATACAGACTCACCTTCCACTAACGTGTCCTGGCTTTGATTCCCGCACTCATCATCTCaaatgggttgagtttgttggttcttgaCTCTGCTTTGACatgtactctggttttcccctttcctcaaaaaccaacctttgattTCAATGATTTCAATATTCAGTGTCCCCAGCACTAGATGACTAGTCTTGACATTATTTAATAATCAACATTAGTGTTGTCATCCAGAGAAATTAATATACCAGAAAAGAGACTGAGCGTCATGATGATACCCTCTACATGTAGGTTcgtaatttattaatttttatactaacttattatcattatcagtcAGCCACCTGTTTTGTTAGTAGCAATGGTCTCAAGTTCACTGTGGAAGATTCAAAGTGTGTGCAAGCCAATGCCTTTGTGCAGAGTGGTATCTTCCAAgactttattttcaaagaagAGAGTGCCACCTTTAGGATAAATTTGAATGTTCTATTGGTAAAGTATTGATTGTTTGACAGTTCAAGAAAtttaaaactttgtttttctttacctGCACTGAACATTTGCTGGGCAATGATCAGTTCCACCAAAGGGacactgaatttttttaaatttttctttattcttcAGGAATGTCTGAATATTTTTGGGTCCTCGAAAGATGCTGGAACTTTTACTGCACTGAAGATGTGTTACGCTGGTTATGGTTCTCCTCTCATTCTCATGTAACTATTGTCGTGCCTGACCTCCTCTTTGTAACATGTCAAGATGACGGGCCTGCCAAGATTAACTCTAGATAGCTACCCGCAGGCCTGTGCATTTGTGTAAATAGCTAAAGTCAAGGATTTTTTGTTGTCAAGATTTCTTAGGTTTCTCTCTTTTcctatatgtacatgtatatcccTCAATAGATAAAtactacgattctcagttgagtgtgacactagggaagtttggtgacaaagtttcagcattaaagttaccatgttgtcaagggcaacaTCGTTTGTTTCCAAGAGTAACTTTTAGGGCCTTGACGTCACAAGCAATGAGCACGCCAAAATCTACAAATGGTAATGGTTAAATTAAAACTGACGACTGTTACCAGTTAAATGACGTAAAACCCCGAAAAGTTACCCTTGGAAATGaagcaagttgcccttgacaacatggtaactttaaagctgaaactttgtcaccaaacttccctagtTTTATACTCAACTTTTCTCTTATTTGTAGAATTCTCTTATTTGATAAGATTTGAAATTCTCTGTTTCTAGGTTGGAAGAAGGAGGTGTCCTGACTGACTGCAGTATTCAAACTCAAGAACCTGACGAAACATTAGACTTTGACTTCAGCAGTGCTGAGGTTCTTAACAAGATCATAATGAAAGTAGGATAAATTTATCATTATTAAACTTACATCACCACCATAATGattgctttcttttttgcagtttttttttctggcagagAAAGAGCATTTTGCCAAGGTTTAGGTTTTCAATCAAACATACTTCTGTAGCTTGCTTCAGGAAAATGGgttttcaaataaaataaaattttcacaGGGGAAGAGAAAGGAAGGAAATAAATACAGAGTTGTATAAATTTAAAGAGGTCAAGAGTTAATCAATGATTGTtgcattaatttgttaattaattGTGTTTCCTGTACAAATGCATGTTAACTGTTTTTACTTACAAAAATTGCTCTAGCAACTCTGTAAGTACTGAACTTTGAAATGAGTTCCAGTAGAACGACAAAAAAACATTCTTTGTACTTGTAATTTTGCACATCAATTTAGAAAGGAAACAATGGAAATAGGCTTAAATGTTATACAGAACAGACTGCCCAGAATAACTATGTACTAGAGGGTTGGttgttctaaaaaaaaattaatgctctTTTTTTACATGATAGTCAGAATGTTTAAAGGAAGCATTTGGTGAGCTGGACATGACCAGTGAAGTGCTTCAGATCCTCATGTCACCAGACAATCCCTTCTTCCGACTTTCAACATTTGGTCATGCTGGAAGTACCCATGTAAGATTCATTCATTCCATAATATTGAACACAGTTATGTGACTATGAAATAAAAtgtatattaatttttgttgtgcATGTTATAGACAAAAGGGAGAAAtgatcctctcacttatctggacaatttaagcaattgtctcttatagacacctgagaaattcaggtggTTTCAACGAGATTTCAACCCATGACCCTTGCAATGCCCGTGCAATCAGTTCTACCAACAgagatatgaagccactcagttgggaccTGGTCAATGATAAAATTCATCGAGTTCCTAACAGGAACacatgaacccaacaaattgacctgttcCCAATTGTGAGTGGCTTCTtacatgtagctcagttggtagagcattgaaCCGGCATTgcagccacctgaattttt encodes the following:
- the LOC137988374 gene encoding cell cycle checkpoint protein RAD1-like, whose translation is MSRLTQQSGDDNRYILVAKLDNARNLHSILKAVHFKESATCFVSSNGLKFTVEDSKCVQANAFVQSGIFQDFIFKEESATFRINLNVLLECLNIFGSSKDAGTFTALKMCYAGYGSPLILMLEEGGVLTDCSIQTQEPDETLDFDFSSAEVLNKIIMKSECLKEAFGELDMTSEVLQILMSPDNPFFRLSTFGHAGSTHSDFPKDSDMVESFECQQTQTNRYKISLLKPSTKALQLSSKISIRMDSRGFLSLQYMIINEDGQVCFVEYLCAPDEEVDEDDEEDLN